Sequence from the Cucumis sativus cultivar 9930 chromosome 1, Cucumber_9930_V3, whole genome shotgun sequence genome:
TATTTGGAAAGGACAAAGAAAACCTTGATAATGATCCGTGTTGAGAAACtctatgtatatgtatatatttatataacagATATCGTTGATATACAATCATGCCTCAGCTATAACCCATCaagggaaaagaaacaaaaaaacaaaaacaaaatagtaaccactagatcTTACCTCTATTGAGAGATGTGAATGGTGGCATAAAAAACTGAAATGATTCATACTCAAAACTGACCAATACAGGAAggactaaaacaaaatttcaagttaaCCTCTTTGCCATTTCCTGGAGGAGTACTCGCTTTTGTGAAGCATTGATTACATTATTAGATTCAGCACTCTCCAGAACATCAGTGATAATTGCAGCTGCGTGACCAAGAGGCTCCTCAACTGCCCTTTTCAACATGAAAGCCTataaagcaaaatttaaatccGCATGAAATTCACACAAATCTATCGGGAGTCAGATCAAACACATCTCAAGTAATACCAAGGAAAACAGAAAGCTCTTAAATGAAACCTAATCATGCCAGAGAATTGTCTCATTTCCTACGCTACAAGGGAGAAAATCTCGTACCCATATAAGTATTACCTCTAATCTTTTCTTTGAAAACTAGTTAAGGAGATATTTCTACTGAATAGTGAATGATTATGAAGCTTGAAGACAGTGTTTCAAGCAAATCAACGTACAATTATTAGATTCGAACAACTGAAAGTAGGAACGTGGTGCTACTGCCAAatctagaagaaaaagtaGGTGTTTGAGAACAAGCTTTTGATCACAGCAGAAACACTAAGTAGATCTAGGAAACTTGTATATTCAGCAAAGCCAATACttagaaatcaaatgattGAGAGTGACAGAGTTGAACACATTTCAGATCCTCTGATGCTCCTCATTCTCTACCCGGATTCTCCCTTGTGTTCTAACCAAGTCCctcctttttaaatttcaaggCAATAAATATACAAGTTAAATATGCATTTAAGTTCCATGCAGgatatttttccaatttagcCCCATTCAATTCAATATAGTATCTTACTATCTTGCGTTTTAAGATTTTTCAGTTATACACACTTTCATTGGTGAATGTTAAAATTGGCTTATGATATGCTTGAGTTGCATTGGCTTATCTTTATAAAAATCCCGATTAAGGCAAGAGTTTCATGTGATGTGAGGTACTTGTGCATAAAACTAACCAAACGATTGAACATCAAGATTGCTACCCTGAgtgaaaggaaaatggaaattgGGTTTTCATTATGACAAGAAGCTGAAAATAGAAAGTGGGAACTACCCGGATCTTGCTGAATTTGACTGTAAATATCCTCACCGAAATTTAGGCTTCATTGTCGTATGCCAgggatttgaaagaaaaaggaaatggtGAATATCTATGTGGATTTTACTTGGAATCTCTGTTTTTATAACTTTAGTATAAATCAGATCCTTACACAAGTTAAAGTTCAATTATGTGTAATAGTACACAAGCGTTGCCATTGCAGCTCCGGTTTAAACAAAAGATAAGCTGAATTTGCATCGTACTTATTGACTTGGCATAAACTTAaagaataaactaaactacCAGATGAAAAACTTCTCTAATTCTTTCACTAAAAAGgcaacaatttttctttcaagtaaCATAATTTCTTCTTAAAATTTCTGTCGACCCTCAAGCATCATAACATggcctttttatttatttatttatttgtttttatttggatttttaGATAAGAATCGTGTCATCGCCTATTAGTTATGTTTGAACCATCATCAATGAGAAGGGAgctaactaaaaaatattagaagtagaacatatacaaaataatttatattatggaCCATAACATATATCGAGCCTAAATGCCTTTACTTATTTGCTTGTTTATAATGTATATTATGGCCTTCGCATATATACTCACAGCACGACAGGGGTTACTTGCAAGTCGACCAACAATTGAGAAATATCATGCATATTttctgtgtgtgtgtgtgtgagagagagagagagatcccAGATGTTCCACGAGTAACTAAAGCCACAAGATCGTGGGCTACGTTACAGTCTTcttcaatgaaaatttaaaaagaaacgaaAGAAGAGAGCAAGAGCAATTACCTGTCCATGGTGGGATATGACTAGTGTACACGGGACTTCCTGAAACCAAGGCTCTCCATCAATTTGAACAGGCAGTGCAGCACATAATTGTATCCTAATCGACTTTCCCTGTGCAAGTCTTCTAGCTCGAGAAAGCCCCACCTGTTTCAAAAAGAAAGCAGCAGCCATCAAACATCTAAGCAAGGAGGTTACAAAACAACTCTAAGTTGAACCTTGTCCTTTACCCAAGATTCCAACCACTTCATGTCTCAGGACTCCAAAGTATATACTACAAGTCAGAATCGTCACTCTAATGAGTAAATTTGAGATCCCTAACATTTGAAATAGGATAGAGTCACGACCTAGCACTAAAAAGGATTTTATGATCTCACTGTTCGTTTTCCTGGGTGATAATATAGTAGCTTTAATAAACCTTATAGACAGTTTTGAAAAGCTCATGTAGACCACAGTTTGGTGTGGATTGAGGAATCTCTAAGGAAGAGCTCTAACTGAGCACTACTGCGTGCCATAGTGCAAGTGTGCATGCCTTATCGTCCTTGAACCCttctaatatttcttttagagaATCTCTTAAATATTATTGGAGAATCTCTTTCTCCAACACACGCATGGTGCATATGTGCACACACAGACACTTAATCAAGACAtctaacaacaaaaaattagacAAGGCAGCACTACGTGAAATTAACGTAGGTCcatcaaatttgatttgatagcATGTGGAGACAGAATCCTTTATTTGGATTATTGTCTACCTGTAGCTTCCCAAGGTGCCAGGTCCCAGATATGCTGACAACCTCAAGTAGTTTATCATGCATGGACTGCGcatcaaaattatcaaaagtcTCATCCTCGTTATGCCAAAGATCTACACCACCCATGTAGCTTCCAATGTTCGCAACAAGCACACCTTCTGCATCCtgtaaataatcaaattaaagtttCAAATAATCAAACCTCAAGTAAACGAAAATTCAGGAAAATATCATCCCAGATGAATAGCACAAATAGTATGCTTTaacaaaggaaaaattttcaagaattcacacccaaaaactaaaatttttccTCGTATTATTGAacatttaactaaaatttccaaaaaaaaagaaaatagagtgACAATTTGGTAATGTTTCAGAACCAAAGACTTCGAAGTTCTTACCTCAGGAACCTCTACCTCAACACCATCCACTTCCACCCGAACTTGCCATGGAATATCTGCAAACGTCCTATCCATTATGCTCTTGGCTCCTTCTCTTGCATAAAGAACTTTATTCATAAACTGCAGTTATGTTAATCGTTTCAGCTAAGTGATCTAACTACTCAAATAATCTAGGATCAGAGACAACAGATACGCAAGAACTAGCAAGAACTCTGCAAATATAGACATTCACTTTTATAAAGTATATACAActaattcattaatttttttaagaaataaaaaatcaagctaagaagaaggaagaggagaaaaagaaaaaacttattaattgaaaaaatgaacacTTGTATCAGAGATATAGTTATTGATCAATTGTCTAGACATCAGTGCACCTGCAATCAGAAAGCAAAATGTCTGAACTATATCAAGTGCCCCTCAGGTTTCATAATATGATCACCCTTCATTGTAACTTCATTTTCGTGGCAACAAAGAGTTTAGCCATTCAACAATCAGCATAAAAGTATTTGCCCATAAAATTATCCACATTTTGGGAGTAAAAGAAATAAGGCACAACCctgataaaaaatttaacatctAATGGCGCAAGATACAAGGCTATAATATAACTaaaccattttcaaataataaaccaTACAGTTTGAAAACTTGTAATGGGGGTCATGCATGGTTGAGTTATGGCCAGCATGACTTCATGTGATGGATTATCTTCGAGGAAGCTAAAGTTATCTTTTGTCTACAACTTTTATTACCTGGTTATAAAATTTTTCTGGATTTTCCTCACGTAAATTATGTATGTCCAGGGCAACCTTAGCATCACATCCAATTCCTGCATTTTGAGGGGCAAATTGGTAATGATGCggtaaaaaataaactaaaccaaagaaattagagagagagatgcaACGAGGGTTCAATAGAAGAACCCAGAATATGAGATATATGGTTCACATGTGCCCTGAAAGTTTGGTTGTATTTAACATCCAATACCTTAAATACGCAAAATACACGCACACTTACATATATCAACGAAACTTACCAAgataattattcataaattgtGGAGATTTGAGTTGCTTTCCCTGTTGATCCACCATTGCCACCTTCCAACGGTCAAGAAGGGTCACCGCAGCATTTTCTACATGATGCAAGACTGTACAAAGACCCCCCTGTCTCTCCACTGAGCCCAAACCACCTCCCCAGTTCAATACTCTAGCGAGATCATTTCCTGTTCCAGCAGGAAGAATAGCAACTGGGGGAggtgaaacaaaattttgcttGTCTATACAGTTTAAGACCCAGCCAACGGTTCCATCGCCCCCACATACAAGAACCTTGAAGTGCGGCACTTTTCTGAATAAATAAAGACCAGATTCAGGGCCTTGTGTAGAACTCAACTCAAAAACCTGAAATATTAGCAGAGTAGACGATGATTACCTCATTAACATCATTAACACTTGCAGTCAAGAAATAGttcaaagaaaatgagatttaGCCCTACCCTACTCATACAtagcatttttattattttccgTAACAAAAATCTACAtctagtttaaaaataaataaaaccagTTACTTTTAGAGGGTTTCATTGACCTTAATATTGTATTTCCGATAGACCCAGACATATATGATCCAAGTTCCCACAAAATTCCataaagaaagggaaattgtGCAAAATGGTGATATCTACCTCGGTGGGTATCAAACAAAGAGTACTGAGTAGGTTGAACAAATTATGCTAAGCTGTAGTATACAGCAGTCTACTTTTAAAGTTGAGCCTGTTTTGAATAGAGTGGATAAAAACACATACCTGCACAGGATTCAAAAGCATGTTTAACCGTTGTTTTAGAGAATCTCCACGGCGGGCTCCACTTTTCTTGTTGATGAATACTAACAGGGGACGTGCATCTGATGGCATTTCAATCACCTCATATCTCAGGTTCATTCCTAATATATGAGTTTCATCCTTGTGATTGAGTgaagaatttttctttaagctagtatttgaaatacttttatcatttatatcaCCATTTTGATGCCGACCTTCTGAAGTTCTGCTACCATTACAGTTTCTTTCAGTTCCATGATAACCATTAACTCTGTGATGAGAATCAGCAGTGCTTTCTGTAGACATATCACGAAGATTGCCACTTGAACCTGTATGATGAATAGATGGTTTCCGACTATGTTTACTCTTCTTACTCTGACTCCTTATACTGGCACGCACTGAGGATGCAATCTCATTTGCTCCATGGGTGATGGAGCTCAAAAATCCACCGGAAATCCTATTTGACTCCTTGACATAAAGTGGAGACAGAATCAACCTTCTAAATGAACCTAAGTCACAAATATCACCAGTTTCATTACACATACTACTATGGCAATCTACATGCACTAGACGTTGGCACCATAAGCAACACCATATTGGAGAACCACCAAGAAAAGATCCACTACATGGTTCTTCACAGTAACTGCAGAAGGAGGTTTCGTCAGATTGATCAGTAATCTCAGTCCACCGAACAGCCCATTGGTGCATCACATGGTCAAAGCCAATCATAGATACACACTTGCAATCCTTTTGAGCATTAGAAGAACAACTTAGGTGAGCTGCCACACCACAAATGTTGCAACGGTGAATAAAACTATCTGAAGCGACCATAGGACCGAGAGTTTGTGAAGGGGACACAAACTTTAAGCACACACAACAACTCAAATTCTTTCCACGAGATACTGATTCTAGAATCCAATCGTGTGCAGCTACAGGAACTCTTTGAGTTTTTTTCGGGTTTCTCCTCTTCGACCTGGCTATAGCCCTCATCCaactcaaattaatatttctcCGCCATTGG
This genomic interval carries:
- the LOC101221520 gene encoding diacylglycerol kinase 1 isoform X1, with product MDDEEWEIGLLFPSWNSKNPTDRLFVISCFSAAIIGILTIAFTAFQWRRNINLSWMRAIARSKRRNPKKTQRVPVAAHDWILESVSRGKNLSCCVCLKFVSPSQTLGPMVASDSFIHRCNICGVAAHLSCSSNAQKDCKCVSMIGFDHVMHQWAVRWTEITDQSDETSFCSYCEEPCSGSFLGGSPIWCCLWCQRLVHVDCHSSMCNETGDICDLGSFRRLILSPLYVKESNRISGGFLSSITHGANEIASSVRASIRSQSKKSKHSRKPSIHHTGSSGNLRDMSTESTADSHHRVNGYHGTERNCNGSRTSEGRHQNGDINDKSISNTSLKKNSSLNHKDETHILGMNLRYEVIEMPSDARPLLVFINKKSGARRGDSLKQRLNMLLNPVQVFELSSTQGPESGLYLFRKVPHFKVLVCGGDGTVGWVLNCIDKQNFVSPPPVAILPAGTGNDLARVLNWGGGLGSVERQGGLCTVLHHVENAAVTLLDRWKVAMVDQQGKQLKSPQFMNNYLGIGCDAKVALDIHNLREENPEKFYNQFMNKVLYAREGAKSIMDRTFADIPWQVRVEVDGVEVEVPEDAEGVLVANIGSYMGGVDLWHNEDETFDNFDAQSMHDKLLEVVSISGTWHLGKLQVGLSRARRLAQGKSIRIQLCAALPVQIDGEPWFQEVPCTLVISHHGQAFMLKRAVEEPLGHAAAIITDVLESAESNNVINASQKRVLLQEMAKRLT
- the LOC101221520 gene encoding diacylglycerol kinase 1 isoform X2, producing the protein MRAIARSKRRNPKKTQRVPVAAHDWILESVSRGKNLSCCVCLKFVSPSQTLGPMVASDSFIHRCNICGVAAHLSCSSNAQKDCKCVSMIGFDHVMHQWAVRWTEITDQSDETSFCSYCEEPCSGSFLGGSPIWCCLWCQRLVHVDCHSSMCNETGDICDLGSFRRLILSPLYVKESNRISGGFLSSITHGANEIASSVRASIRSQSKKSKHSRKPSIHHTGSSGNLRDMSTESTADSHHRVNGYHGTERNCNGSRTSEGRHQNGDINDKSISNTSLKKNSSLNHKDETHILGMNLRYEVIEMPSDARPLLVFINKKSGARRGDSLKQRLNMLLNPVQVFELSSTQGPESGLYLFRKVPHFKVLVCGGDGTVGWVLNCIDKQNFVSPPPVAILPAGTGNDLARVLNWGGGLGSVERQGGLCTVLHHVENAAVTLLDRWKVAMVDQQGKQLKSPQFMNNYLGIGCDAKVALDIHNLREENPEKFYNQFMNKVLYAREGAKSIMDRTFADIPWQVRVEVDGVEVEVPEDAEGVLVANIGSYMGGVDLWHNEDETFDNFDAQSMHDKLLEVVSISGTWHLGKLQVGLSRARRLAQGKSIRIQLCAALPVQIDGEPWFQEVPCTLVISHHGQAFMLKRAVEEPLGHAAAIITDVLESAESNNVINASQKRVLLQEMAKRLT